Proteins from one Anopheles nili chromosome 2, idAnoNiliSN_F5_01, whole genome shotgun sequence genomic window:
- the LOC128729790 gene encoding leucine-rich repeat neuronal protein 3-like produces the protein MCAKVCPLSRWVIPLLLLLLVGLPVFHAQEDIQPAAPNVPERPISQLCDFKKPMYDPTDKDGDRFCDCDVHNEPYSGLPLIRIVCRRHGLNDSFWEESIREQLPHGTSQLDLSYNALTSVPRLSGDNLADLRLNHNKITTVPDNVFANVSTLVELRLSGNQLTVLTTDAFAGLTMLKLLDLSDNRISTIEVHAFSSSIHLERLILSNNSLGTLLNHTDSTLYLKLGVSTRLTVLELQRCNLTEVNLSAGVGLKRVLLGFNRFQTLTNLPKQVTYLDVSGTPIRTLTAKFLPHLLHLETLILQDMPTLYTLDDYALTGLPQLTTVNLQGSRNLSTVHPYVFGQNVARNETGIALSRFILKGTNLRTLNSTLLFAFQKLKVLDVRGAPLRCDCEVRWLREMPDLVTLAICARPMALHGKFFGHIKTELLQCRAEQLWIYTVFNVVLVVLLVVLVAVGIFLIVRAIRPKPHVQLRTVGPMSPYARVTIEPNREDML, from the coding sequence ATGTGCGCTAAAGTGTGCCCGTTATCGCGGTGGGTAATCCcacttctgctgctgctgctggttggctTGCCAGTGTTCCACGCACAAGAGGATATCCAACCAGCCGCCCCAAATGTGCCCGAGCGGCCAATTTCCCAGCTTTGCGACTTCAAAAAACCCATGTACGATCCAACCGACAAGGACGGCGATCGATTCTGTGACTGCGACGTACACAACGAACCATACAGTGGTCTTCCGCTGATCAGAATCGTTTGCCGCCGGCATGGGCTCAATGACAGTTTCTGGGAGGAATCGATTCGCGAACAGTTACCCCACGGTACGAGTCAGCTCGATTTGTCCTACAACGCACTCACGAGTGTGCCGCGCCTGAGCGGCGACAATCTTGCGGATCTACGCCTCAACCACAACAAGATAACAACCGTGCCCGATAACGTGTTCGCTAACGTTTCCACCCTTGTTGAGCTGCGTCTGAGTGGTAACCAGCTCACGGTACTCACCACCGACGCCTTTGCTGGGCTGACGATGCTTAAACTGCTCGATTTGAGCGACAACCGCATCAGCACGATCGAGGTGCACGCGTTCTCCAGCTCGATCCATCTGGAGAGGCTCATCCTGTCAAACAACTCGCTTGGGACGCTACTAAATCACACAGATTCCACGCTATATCTGAAGCTAGGTGTCTCGACCCGGCTTACGGTGCTCGAGCTACAGCGCTGCAACCTCACCGAGGTCAATCTATCCGCCGGAGTTGGTCTCAAGCGAGTTCTGCTCGGATTCAACCGGTTCCAAACCCTCACGAACCTTCCGAAACAGGTCACATACCTGGACGTCAGTGGGACTCCAATACGCACGCTGACAGCGAAGTTCCTGCCACATCTGCTACACCTCGAAACGCTCATCCTGCAGGACATGCCGACGTTGTACACGCTCGACGATTACGCGCTGACTGGGTTGCCCCAGTTAACTACCGTTAACCTGCAAGGCTCACGAAACCTCTCAACCGTGCATCCGTACGTGTTCGGTCAGAACGTGGCGCGTAACGAGACGGGCATCGCGTTAAGCCGGTTCATCCTGAAAGGAACGAACCTGCGTACGCTCAACTCCACGTTGCTGTTCGCGTTCCAGAAGCTGAAGGTGCTCGACGTTCGAGGTGCTCCATTGCGGTGTGATTGCGAAGTTCGGTGGCTGCGCGAAATGCCAGATCTAGTTACGCTGGCAATATGCGCCCGACCGATGGCCCTACACGGGAAGTTCTTCGGTCACATCAAAACGGAACTACTTCAATGCCGGGCGGAGCAGCTTTGGATCTACACCGTGTTCaatgtggtgctggtggtgttaTTGGTCGTGCTCGTGGCCGTCGGGATCTTCCTGATCGTGCGAGCTATTCGCCCGAAACCGCACGTTCAACTGCGTACGGTGGGTCCTATGAGTCCGTACGCGCGCGTTAccatcgaaccgaaccgggaggATATGCTGTGA